In Armatimonadia bacterium, the following are encoded in one genomic region:
- a CDS encoding Mrp/NBP35 family ATP-binding protein, translated as MPEDWCPPEYKAKKQDAPQDDHAAQEERIREHAANMSHQILVLSGKGGVGKSTVATNLAWSLAARGLRTGLLDADINGPTVPLMMGLQGQIGKGSLGLTPMPVLENLLVMSISFFLDSPDTPTIWRGPLKGGIIRQFIADMDWGPLDYLVIDLPPGTGDEPLTVAQTFPAADGGLIVTTPQEASLSVCRKAVNFLKAVKLPCLGVIENMSGFLCPHCGERTDIFSTGGGETMAQQMGVPFLGSLPLAPEVVALGDEGQPIIGAQASAGLREAFDEVVGNLLAVQTH; from the coding sequence ATGCCGGAAGACTGGTGTCCCCCGGAGTACAAGGCAAAGAAACAGGACGCACCACAAGATGATCATGCGGCGCAGGAGGAACGGATCCGTGAGCACGCGGCGAACATGTCGCACCAGATCCTGGTGCTGAGCGGCAAGGGAGGCGTCGGCAAGAGCACGGTGGCCACAAACCTGGCCTGGTCGCTCGCAGCCCGTGGCCTCCGCACCGGTCTTCTGGACGCCGATATCAATGGCCCCACGGTCCCGCTGATGATGGGACTGCAGGGCCAGATCGGGAAGGGATCGCTGGGACTGACACCCATGCCGGTGCTCGAGAACCTGCTGGTCATGTCCATCAGCTTCTTCCTCGATAGCCCCGACACGCCGACAATCTGGCGCGGACCTCTCAAGGGCGGGATCATCCGGCAGTTCATCGCCGACATGGATTGGGGCCCGCTGGACTACCTCGTTATCGACCTGCCGCCAGGCACCGGCGACGAGCCCCTGACGGTGGCCCAGACCTTCCCGGCGGCCGACGGAGGCCTGATCGTGACCACGCCCCAGGAGGCCAGTCTGTCGGTGTGCCGCAAGGCGGTCAACTTCCTGAAGGCCGTGAAGCTGCCCTGCCTCGGCGTCATCGAGAACATGAGCGGCTTCCTCTGCCCGCACTGTGGCGAGAGGACCGATATCTTCTCCACCGGCGGCGGAGAGACGATGGCGCAGCAGATGGGCGTGCCCTTCCTTGGCAGCCTCCCGCTCGCACCGGAAGTCGTTGCTCTCGGTGACGAGGGCCAACCCATCATCGGGGCCCAGGCCTCGGCGGGACTGCGGGAAGCCTTCGATGAGGTGGTCGGCAACCTGCTGGCCGTCCAGACGCACTAA
- a CDS encoding sialidase family protein, with product MAEERSAKEPVSTQLPGYTIPVIDLAEETERQVVVDREPGQYLGHPTTVLLKDGKTMLIVYPKGHARGAIVLKKSTDGGLTWSERLPVPENWATSKEIPTLYPTVDAQGRRRILLFSSEYPIRRAVSEDDGETWSPLEPIGDFGGIAAMCDCIRLKDGRYMALFHDDGRFLRNEGTATKFTVFKTLSEDGGMTWSEPFVIAEHPQAWLCEPGAVRSPDGRQIAVLLRDESRKFNSFIIFSDDEGETWTAPREVPSSLTGDRHQAMYAPDGRLFLSFRDKARESPTYHDWVGWIGTYEDLVEGREGQYRVRFLHNTKGQDCAYPAVELLPDGTFVVTTYGHWVEGEQPFIVSVRFRIEEIDAKAPGR from the coding sequence ATGGCTGAAGAGAGAAGCGCTAAGGAACCTGTGTCCACTCAACTGCCCGGCTATACGATCCCCGTCATCGACCTCGCCGAGGAGACTGAACGGCAGGTCGTCGTGGATCGCGAGCCGGGCCAGTATCTGGGCCACCCGACGACCGTCCTGCTGAAGGACGGGAAGACGATGCTGATCGTCTACCCGAAGGGCCATGCGCGGGGCGCCATCGTGCTGAAGAAGAGCACCGATGGTGGTCTCACCTGGTCGGAACGGCTGCCGGTGCCGGAGAACTGGGCCACCTCGAAGGAGATCCCTACCCTCTACCCGACCGTCGATGCGCAGGGCAGGCGGCGGATCCTCCTGTTCTCGAGCGAGTACCCAATCCGCAGGGCCGTCTCCGAGGACGACGGCGAGACGTGGTCGCCGCTCGAGCCCATCGGCGACTTCGGCGGAATCGCTGCGATGTGCGACTGTATCCGCCTCAAGGACGGCCGCTACATGGCGCTGTTTCATGATGACGGCCGGTTCCTGCGCAACGAGGGCACGGCCACGAAGTTCACCGTGTTCAAGACCCTCTCCGAGGACGGGGGCATGACCTGGAGTGAGCCCTTCGTCATCGCCGAGCACCCGCAGGCGTGGCTTTGTGAGCCGGGTGCGGTGAGGTCGCCGGACGGTCGCCAGATCGCCGTGCTACTGCGCGACGAGAGCCGCAAGTTCAACTCCTTCATCATCTTCAGCGACGACGAGGGTGAGACCTGGACTGCGCCGCGTGAGGTGCCGTCATCACTCACCGGCGACCGCCATCAGGCCATGTACGCGCCCGACGGTCGCCTGTTCCTCAGCTTCCGCGACAAGGCTCGTGAGAGCCCAACCTATCACGACTGGGTGGGCTGGATCGGCACCTACGAGGACCTCGTCGAGGGTCGTGAGGGGCAGTACCGCGTGCGCTTCCTGCACAATACCAAGGGCCAGGACTGCGCCTACCCGGCGGTCGAGTTGCTGCCCGACGGTACCTTCGTGGTCACCACCTATGGCCACTGGGTCGAGGGTGAGCAGCCCTTCATCGTAAGCGTCCGCTTCCGGATCGAGGAGATTGACGCGAAGGCACCCGGACGCTAA
- a CDS encoding MBL fold metallo-hydrolase, translated as MAAAQAPHTSRIRSRRLALVGAIAFLMALSRCCLAAEAPQLKPFALWQLKNQTHSQMMSYVIRSESGKVIVIDGGMAGDAKYLSAFLAKLGDHVSAWFLTHPHDDHMDALTAILPNPGKLQIDALYASMPNREWMARYGSKTELQAYDRACAVFAETGRAVTELQLGQEIVLDGLLFEVLGVKNPEITANPVNNQSLLLRLSGAGRTVLFTGDLGVEGGRKAITGAYASKLHADYVQMAHHGQNGVNEAFYQHVGASHCLWPTPLWLWDNDKGAGKGSGPWRTLEVRAWMDKPPAKTHHVGCRDSELID; from the coding sequence ATGGCCGCAGCACAAGCACCGCACACTTCACGAATCCGCAGCCGCCGACTGGCGCTGGTGGGAGCGATCGCCTTCCTGATGGCGCTGTCGAGATGCTGCCTCGCAGCGGAGGCACCGCAACTGAAGCCCTTCGCCCTGTGGCAACTGAAGAATCAGACGCACAGCCAGATGATGTCCTATGTGATCCGCAGCGAGTCGGGCAAGGTCATCGTCATCGACGGCGGCATGGCCGGTGACGCAAAGTACCTCTCCGCCTTCCTTGCGAAGCTGGGCGATCATGTCTCCGCGTGGTTCCTCACTCACCCGCACGACGATCACATGGACGCCCTGACCGCGATTCTCCCGAACCCCGGCAAGCTGCAGATCGACGCCCTCTACGCCTCCATGCCCAACCGGGAGTGGATGGCCCGCTACGGCTCGAAGACGGAGCTGCAGGCCTATGACCGAGCCTGCGCCGTGTTCGCCGAGACCGGGCGTGCGGTTACCGAGCTGCAGCTTGGACAGGAGATCGTCCTCGACGGGCTGCTCTTCGAGGTCCTTGGTGTCAAGAACCCCGAGATCACCGCGAACCCGGTCAACAACCAGAGTCTTCTGCTGAGGCTGTCCGGGGCCGGACGAACCGTGCTGTTCACCGGCGACCTGGGCGTCGAGGGCGGACGCAAGGCGATCACCGGGGCCTACGCGAGCAAGCTCCATGCCGACTATGTCCAGATGGCGCACCACGGGCAGAACGGCGTCAACGAGGCCTTCTATCAGCACGTCGGGGCAAGCCATTGCCTGTGGCCGACGCCGCTGTGGCTCTGGGACAACGACAAGGGCGCCGGGAAGGGCTCCGGGCCCTGGCGAACGCTGGAGGTCCGAGCCTGGATGGACAAGCCGCCGGCGAAGACGCACCATGTAGGCTGTAGGGATTCCGAGCTCATAGACTGA
- a CDS encoding PadR family transcriptional regulator: MSRLVEPVILSLLSRDQARYGYEIMEQANREALTDSEIDAAVVYRTLRTLEDAGCVQSEWQPGDGGPHRRMYQITQVGREHLEDWLSVLARHGERLSQFVQQHRTE, translated from the coding sequence ATGTCCCGCCTGGTGGAGCCCGTCATCCTGAGCCTGCTATCTCGTGACCAGGCCCGCTACGGCTACGAGATCATGGAGCAGGCGAACCGCGAGGCGCTCACCGACTCTGAGATCGATGCCGCCGTGGTGTACCGCACGCTGCGAACCCTTGAGGACGCGGGCTGTGTGCAGTCCGAGTGGCAGCCGGGCGACGGCGGACCGCACCGCCGGATGTACCAGATCACACAGGTGGGGCGCGAGCACCTGGAGGACTGGCTGAGTGTGCTGGCCCGGCATGGCGAGCGGCTCAGCCAGTTCGTGCAGCAGCACCGGACTGAGTAA
- a CDS encoding mandelate racemase/muconate lactonizing enzyme family protein, translated as MKITDVKAIPVKGRHWPRFPMIFIEVYTDEGLVGTGEALTFQATGVIQSIESLGEWIRGEDPLRIERIWERCFRRGANLPALSGIETALWDIAGQAAGMPIYQLLGGACQDRIRVYADGFFRGADPTPEAYKEKAAAAVAQGLTALKLDVDDFMGRLSGEAKPGEERPLIRCHGTNLGRGIRNKELEEVQSSVAAIREHLGPDVDLALDCHWAFDVPSALRLGRALEPYNLLWLEDPIPSGNAAALAKLSEQLAVPICVGEASKTRYEFREIFERQAADIIMPDVVCAGGVLEMKKIAALADTYYIPMAPHDMVGPVATAASVQVCACIPNFLILEHQMNDVPWRNDLVDEAPVVRDGHIDVPTRPGLGLRLNHDALAAYRAE; from the coding sequence ATGAAGATAACCGACGTCAAAGCCATACCGGTCAAGGGCCGCCACTGGCCACGCTTCCCGATGATCTTCATCGAGGTGTATACCGACGAGGGCCTCGTCGGCACCGGCGAAGCGCTGACCTTCCAGGCGACCGGCGTGATCCAGTCCATCGAGAGCCTTGGCGAGTGGATTCGCGGCGAGGACCCTCTGCGCATCGAGCGCATCTGGGAGCGCTGCTTCCGCCGTGGCGCGAACCTCCCTGCGCTGAGCGGGATCGAGACCGCGCTGTGGGACATCGCCGGACAGGCCGCCGGGATGCCGATCTACCAACTCCTCGGCGGTGCGTGTCAGGACCGCATCCGGGTCTACGCCGACGGGTTCTTCCGTGGTGCCGATCCGACGCCGGAGGCCTACAAGGAGAAGGCTGCTGCTGCCGTCGCGCAGGGCCTCACGGCGCTGAAGCTGGACGTGGACGACTTCATGGGGCGCCTCAGCGGAGAGGCGAAGCCCGGTGAGGAGCGCCCGCTGATCCGCTGCCACGGCACGAACCTGGGACGCGGCATCCGCAACAAGGAACTGGAAGAGGTACAGTCGAGTGTGGCGGCAATCCGTGAGCACCTCGGCCCCGATGTAGACCTGGCGCTGGATTGCCACTGGGCCTTCGATGTGCCCTCGGCGCTGCGACTTGGCCGTGCCCTGGAGCCCTACAACCTGCTATGGCTGGAGGATCCGATCCCCTCGGGCAACGCTGCCGCCCTGGCCAAGCTGTCCGAGCAGTTGGCCGTGCCGATCTGCGTCGGCGAGGCCTCCAAGACCCGCTACGAGTTCCGTGAGATCTTCGAGCGCCAGGCAGCGGACATCATCATGCCTGACGTCGTCTGCGCCGGCGGTGTCCTGGAGATGAAGAAGATCGCCGCCCTCGCCGACACCTACTACATCCCGATGGCCCCGCACGACATGGTTGGCCCGGTGGCAACGGCGGCCAGTGTGCAGGTGTGTGCGTGCATCCCCAACTTCCTGATCCTCGAGCACCAGATGAACGACGTGCCCTGGCGCAACGACCTGGTGGATGAAGCGCCGGTCGTGCGCGACGGACACATCGACGTACCGACTCGCCCCGGTCTGGGGCTTCGCCTGAATCACGACGCCCTTGCTGCATACCGCGCTGAGTGA
- a CDS encoding GntR family transcriptional regulator, producing the protein MSSPRSVEPIPQTQLLQSVALEHIRDAILEGRLAPGTPLRIGALAQELGVSPIPVREALQVLATEGLAVHLPRRGMVVSSLTAEDINDTYEVREALEGFAVRCAAGRMSPEGLAELQAMLGQMEEATERVDHEALLRLDRAFHTRLCEAYPNRRAWTFLRQLWDYTYRIRRFYPRSEGRLRVTMVEHRAILAAFEAGDGEGCERLIRAHLDGARQDLLERLGDEGEAEAT; encoded by the coding sequence GTGAGCAGTCCGAGAAGCGTCGAGCCAATCCCGCAGACCCAGCTTCTGCAGTCCGTGGCGCTGGAGCACATCCGCGACGCCATCCTGGAGGGCCGACTGGCGCCTGGGACGCCGCTGCGGATTGGTGCCCTGGCTCAGGAGCTTGGGGTGAGTCCGATCCCGGTCCGCGAGGCGCTGCAGGTCCTGGCGACCGAGGGACTCGCAGTGCACCTCCCCCGGCGCGGGATGGTCGTGAGCTCGCTCACCGCCGAGGACATCAACGACACTTACGAGGTGCGGGAGGCGCTGGAGGGTTTCGCGGTCCGCTGCGCTGCCGGAAGGATGAGCCCGGAGGGACTCGCCGAATTGCAGGCGATGCTGGGGCAGATGGAGGAGGCGACCGAGCGGGTCGACCATGAGGCCCTGCTGCGACTGGATCGCGCCTTCCACACCCGTCTGTGCGAGGCCTATCCGAACCGTCGCGCCTGGACCTTCCTGCGGCAGCTCTGGGACTACACCTACCGGATTCGCCGGTTCTACCCGCGCTCGGAGGGACGGCTGCGAGTCACGATGGTAGAGCACCGGGCGATCCTGGCGGCCTTTGAAGCAGGTGACGGCGAAGGCTGCGAGCGACTCATACGTGCCCATCTGGATGGTGCGCGTCAGGATCTGCTGGAGCGTCTTGGCGACGAAGGCGAGGCAGAAGCAACCTGA
- a CDS encoding sialidase family protein — protein sequence MRLKQVVIGGPREDQQWRGIPSIERSPGGRLFVSWFSGGKIEPEETNRVYLQTSDDDGQSFSEPIVRCDPEGKTRAFDPCLWFDPRGRLWYIYNVGNREENQHGVWAQCCSEPDAPQLQWSEPKRLGFDVPFSFRSNKPTVLSTGEWLLPVTWAEDTRGDWFAGDRQLQGCAISEDEGETWTLHGAVKAPSWALECMFMELHKGDVRMYTRCGGGVIDESLSRDRGRTWSEARPTTITNPGSRFFVRLLASGRWLLINSPDPKARTGMVAMLSEDEGRTWSAPLMLDERTNISYPDACQTAEGLIYAVHDRERQGAMEVLLSVFSEQDIVPGLP from the coding sequence ATGAGACTGAAGCAAGTGGTCATCGGCGGGCCGCGCGAGGATCAGCAGTGGCGCGGGATTCCCAGCATCGAGCGCAGTCCGGGCGGAAGGCTCTTCGTGTCCTGGTTCTCCGGCGGCAAGATCGAGCCCGAGGAAACCAACCGTGTCTATCTCCAGACCAGCGACGACGATGGCCAGAGCTTCTCCGAGCCGATCGTGAGGTGCGACCCGGAGGGCAAGACCCGCGCCTTCGATCCGTGCCTGTGGTTCGACCCGCGCGGACGCCTCTGGTATATCTACAATGTCGGCAACCGCGAGGAAAACCAGCACGGGGTCTGGGCGCAGTGCTGCAGCGAACCGGACGCCCCGCAACTCCAGTGGTCTGAGCCGAAGCGTCTTGGGTTCGACGTGCCCTTCAGCTTCCGCAGCAACAAACCGACCGTGCTCAGCACCGGCGAGTGGCTGCTCCCCGTCACCTGGGCCGAGGACACCCGGGGCGACTGGTTCGCCGGCGACCGCCAGCTTCAGGGCTGCGCGATCTCCGAGGACGAAGGCGAGACCTGGACGCTGCACGGCGCGGTGAAGGCCCCCTCCTGGGCGCTGGAGTGCATGTTCATGGAGCTGCACAAGGGCGACGTCCGTATGTACACCCGCTGCGGCGGCGGAGTCATCGACGAGAGCCTGTCGAGGGATCGGGGTCGCACCTGGAGCGAAGCCCGCCCGACGACCATCACGAATCCCGGCTCGCGGTTCTTCGTGCGCCTCCTCGCGAGTGGGCGCTGGCTGCTGATCAACAGCCCCGACCCGAAGGCCCGCACCGGAATGGTCGCCATGCTCTCCGAGGATGAAGGCCGGACCTGGAGCGCACCGCTGATGCTCGATGAGCGCACCAACATCAGCTACCCCGACGCTTGCCAGACCGCCGAGGGTCTGATCTATGCCGTACACGATCGCGAACGCCAGGGGGCAATGGAGGTCCTGCTGTCGGTCTTCTCCGAGCAGGACATCGTGCCCGGACTTCCTTAG
- a CDS encoding aldehyde dehydrogenase family protein translates to MNPELVPLLVNGQDVTTGRTFVVDDPATEEQIAQVAAADKETTLAALEAAKKAFPAWSKTTLAERKAIALRYVDLLERDREHLTDLLVAETGKPRDAAGYDVTILVNSVRFFQEEVERIRQEVIPDPTGRFHHYVLRQALGVVVGFLAWNYPLLNLGYKLGPILATGCTSVIKPSRHTPLATLASARLLSEAGVPDGVVNVIACDDRETTRVLLQSDIPALVTMIGSTAAGLEVMRTASTSIKRYSLELGGNAPAIVYPDADLQDAVNRIVDLKFSNAGQVCVAPNRALVHAEVLEDFLRLAAERVGKFNLGSGVGPLPMMGPMITADARDRMLELVQESVADGAKVVCGGSRPEQPARGYFMQPTVLRDVRPEMRIAREEIFGPILPVIRFTEDEEALAMGNDTNYGLAAYVFTTNLSRALHAVETLQAGSVCVNEPHNGVHLPHGGQKQSGLGCDRSHYSLEEYMTLKRVTIRK, encoded by the coding sequence ATGAACCCCGAACTGGTTCCGCTGCTGGTTAACGGTCAGGACGTTACCACTGGCCGCACCTTCGTGGTCGATGATCCGGCCACCGAGGAGCAAATCGCCCAGGTGGCTGCCGCTGACAAAGAGACGACCCTTGCCGCGCTCGAGGCCGCCAAGAAGGCCTTCCCGGCCTGGTCGAAGACCACTCTCGCCGAGCGCAAGGCAATCGCGCTGCGTTACGTCGATTTGCTCGAGCGCGACCGCGAGCACCTGACGGACCTGCTCGTGGCTGAGACGGGCAAGCCTCGCGACGCTGCGGGCTACGACGTGACCATTCTGGTCAACTCGGTTCGCTTCTTCCAGGAGGAGGTCGAGCGGATCCGTCAGGAGGTCATCCCCGACCCGACCGGACGGTTCCATCACTACGTCCTGCGTCAGGCGCTGGGGGTCGTCGTCGGGTTCCTGGCGTGGAACTACCCTCTGCTGAACCTGGGCTACAAGCTCGGTCCGATCCTGGCCACGGGCTGCACCTCGGTCATCAAGCCCTCGCGGCATACTCCGCTGGCGACCCTTGCCTCAGCCCGGTTGCTGTCTGAGGCCGGTGTTCCTGACGGTGTGGTCAACGTCATCGCCTGCGACGACCGCGAGACCACCAGGGTCCTGCTGCAAAGCGACATCCCGGCGCTGGTGACGATGATCGGCTCGACCGCTGCCGGCCTGGAGGTCATGCGCACCGCCTCCACCAGCATCAAGCGCTACTCGCTGGAGCTGGGCGGCAATGCCCCGGCCATCGTCTACCCCGATGCCGACCTGCAGGACGCCGTGAACCGCATCGTCGATCTCAAATTCAGCAACGCCGGGCAAGTCTGCGTGGCGCCGAACCGGGCTCTCGTGCATGCCGAGGTGCTGGAGGACTTCCTGCGCCTGGCCGCCGAGCGCGTCGGGAAGTTCAACCTCGGCAGCGGCGTCGGCCCCCTGCCGATGATGGGGCCGATGATCACCGCCGACGCTCGCGACCGGATGCTGGAGCTGGTGCAAGAGTCCGTAGCCGACGGCGCGAAGGTGGTCTGCGGAGGTAGCAGGCCCGAGCAGCCGGCACGCGGGTACTTCATGCAGCCGACGGTCCTGCGCGACGTGCGCCCTGAGATGCGGATTGCTCGCGAGGAGATCTTCGGGCCGATCCTGCCGGTAATCCGCTTCACCGAGGACGAAGAGGCGCTGGCGATGGGCAATGACACCAACTATGGCCTCGCGGCCTATGTCTTCACCACGAACCTGAGTCGCGCGCTGCACGCGGTGGAGACTCTCCAGGCGGGTAGCGTGTGCGTGAATGAGCCGCACAACGGCGTGCACCTTCCGCACGGCGGTCAGAAGCAGAGCGGCCTGGGTTGCGACCGCTCGCACTACAGCCTCGAAGAGTACATGACCCTGAAGCGCGTAACCATCCGCAAGTAG
- a CDS encoding NifB/NifX family molybdenum-iron cluster-binding protein yields the protein MKAAIACDGTRVSQHFGRCEKYLVAELDGTDTRSVQWLANAGHEHGVLPEVIRREGVQVVVAGGAGPRAQQLLAEYGVQMILGASGDALEVLQALAQGTLQPGASSCDHSKCDHTGCNHTG from the coding sequence ATGAAAGCGGCAATCGCTTGCGATGGAACACGAGTTTCCCAGCACTTCGGGCGATGCGAGAAGTACCTCGTCGCCGAGCTTGACGGCACAGATACACGCAGCGTGCAGTGGCTGGCGAACGCCGGACACGAACACGGAGTGCTGCCCGAAGTCATCCGGCGCGAGGGCGTGCAGGTAGTAGTGGCAGGAGGCGCGGGGCCACGAGCCCAGCAGCTCCTGGCTGAGTATGGTGTTCAGATGATCCTGGGGGCCTCGGGCGATGCCCTGGAGGTCCTGCAGGCCCTGGCCCAGGGGACTCTGCAGCCCGGCGCGAGCTCCTGCGACCACAGCAAGTGCGATCACACCGGGTGCAATCATACCGGCTAA